The Xanthomonas sontii genome contains a region encoding:
- a CDS encoding transporter: MKRRVIATCLTLCGLASLAGHVHAEAEPIATDRPDFVESSLTVGDRRLQVETSVAWERDGDVDGYATPTLFRYGIGPTWELRLETDGWQTIDVPVGGDVSGFSDISLGLKHHLASEIGGASLAWLLHVDLPSGARNVRGSGARPSFRLVAEWELSDSVSLGMMPGVIRDEGDGGHRYTAGIFGVVLGKAWNDRTRSFVELALPQIAHADDGGTIALLDIGSAWLLTQDVQLDVVYSRGLNDRSPDHALGAGLSFRF, from the coding sequence ATGAAGCGACGCGTTATCGCCACCTGTCTGACCTTGTGCGGCCTCGCCAGCCTCGCAGGCCATGTCCATGCCGAGGCCGAGCCGATCGCCACCGATCGACCGGACTTCGTCGAATCCAGCCTCACCGTCGGCGACCGTCGCCTGCAGGTGGAAACCAGCGTGGCCTGGGAACGCGACGGCGATGTCGACGGCTATGCCACGCCCACCCTGTTCCGCTACGGCATCGGCCCGACCTGGGAACTGCGCCTGGAGACCGACGGCTGGCAGACCATCGACGTCCCCGTCGGCGGCGACGTCTCCGGCTTCTCCGACATCTCGCTGGGCCTCAAGCACCACCTGGCCAGCGAGATCGGCGGCGCCTCGCTGGCCTGGCTGCTGCACGTGGACCTGCCCAGCGGCGCGCGCAACGTGCGCGGCAGCGGTGCACGCCCCTCGTTCCGCCTGGTGGCCGAATGGGAACTCAGCGACAGCGTGTCCCTGGGCATGATGCCGGGCGTGATCCGCGACGAAGGCGACGGCGGACATCGCTACACCGCCGGCATCTTCGGCGTGGTGCTGGGCAAGGCCTGGAACGACCGCACCCGCTCGTTCGTGGAGCTGGCCCTGCCGCAGATCGCGCATGCCGACGACGGCGGCACCATCGCCCTGCTCGACATCGGCTCGGCCTGGCTGCTCACCCAGGACGTGCAGCTGGACGTGGTGTACAGCCGCGGCCTCAACGACCGTTCGCCGGACCACGCGCTCGGCGCGGGCCTGTCCTTCCGTTTCTGA
- a CDS encoding methyl-accepting chemotaxis protein, protein MKIMHMLGILVLVAVLALLALGGVGYGAQQGLLRSVAAQVVSSDALRNHMQADMMHDALRGDVTAALLAAAHQDADGVKAARAALGEHAGEFRKALDDNQKLPLDGTLRAQLDAAGPALQRYIAAADKVVTLAESQGDSSAAYADFTAQFTRLEAEMDTISDSILALNEQSRKAAEQQSQRATWQQAGAVLVAVLCLAAAAAWILRSVAQLLGGEPRVAMDAAQHIAEGRLDQPIPVAARHGRSLMAALARMQRELRERIERERSVAAENLRIRTALDNASTGMYIADPDLTIIYANTALQTLLQTHAEDIRACAPAFDRSAPLLGQSVALLEVGNSQDAEIYQRLDRQGAAQREVRYREVCIAQEISAIRNAEGAHLGFVCEWRDRTAETRVEAEVAAVVRSAAAGDLSQRIDRTGKQGFFLMLAQQLNGLLDANAISIAEVSRLLSALADGDLGARMHGEFHGIFATMRDDANGTAERLADIVGRIQRAAGDIHSAATEIAQGNSDLSQRTEQQAASLEETAASMEELTATVKQNAEHARQANQLAAGAAAVASQGGAVVGQVVDTMSGIETASKKIADIISVIDGIAFQTNILALNAAVEAARAGEQGRGFAVVASEVRVLAQRSANAAKEIKGLIDDSVGRVATGAELVQRAGQTMQEIVASVGRVTDIMGEISAASQEQSAGIEQVNRTVTQMDESTQQNAALVEEATAAARSMEDQAAQLSDAVAVFRLEQHAARATPAPAFVAAVVAGHSATAATSHATQAPQPNAQAIADAIGTQWQPLTA, encoded by the coding sequence ATGAAAATCATGCATATGCTCGGGATCCTGGTGCTGGTGGCGGTGCTCGCCCTGCTCGCGCTGGGCGGGGTCGGCTACGGCGCGCAGCAGGGGCTGCTGCGCTCGGTCGCCGCGCAGGTCGTGTCCTCGGACGCGCTGCGCAACCACATGCAGGCCGACATGATGCACGACGCGCTGCGTGGCGACGTCACCGCGGCGCTGCTGGCGGCGGCGCACCAGGATGCGGACGGGGTCAAGGCGGCGCGCGCGGCGCTGGGCGAACACGCCGGCGAGTTCCGCAAGGCGCTGGACGACAACCAGAAGCTGCCGCTGGACGGCACACTGCGCGCGCAACTGGATGCGGCGGGACCGGCGCTGCAGCGCTACATCGCCGCCGCCGACAAGGTGGTGACGCTGGCCGAGTCGCAGGGCGACAGCAGTGCGGCCTATGCCGACTTCACCGCGCAGTTCACGCGGCTGGAAGCCGAGATGGACACGATCAGCGACAGCATCCTGGCGCTGAACGAGCAGAGCCGCAAAGCCGCCGAACAGCAGAGCCAGCGCGCCACCTGGCAGCAGGCCGGCGCGGTGCTGGTGGCCGTGCTGTGCCTGGCCGCCGCCGCAGCCTGGATCCTGCGCTCGGTCGCGCAATTGCTCGGCGGCGAGCCGCGGGTGGCGATGGACGCGGCCCAGCACATCGCCGAGGGCCGCCTGGACCAGCCGATCCCGGTCGCGGCCAGGCACGGGCGCAGCCTGATGGCGGCGCTGGCGCGGATGCAGCGCGAACTGCGCGAGCGCATCGAACGCGAACGCAGCGTCGCCGCCGAAAACCTGCGCATCCGCACCGCCCTGGACAACGCGTCCACGGGCATGTACATCGCCGATCCCGACCTGACCATCATCTACGCCAACACCGCGCTGCAGACCCTGTTGCAGACCCACGCCGAGGACATCCGCGCCTGCGCGCCGGCGTTCGACCGCTCTGCGCCCCTGCTGGGCCAATCGGTGGCGCTGCTGGAAGTCGGCAATTCGCAGGACGCGGAGATCTACCAGCGGCTGGATCGGCAAGGCGCGGCGCAGCGCGAGGTGCGCTACCGCGAGGTCTGCATCGCCCAGGAGATTTCCGCCATCCGCAATGCCGAGGGCGCGCACCTGGGCTTCGTCTGCGAATGGCGCGACCGCACCGCCGAGACCCGTGTCGAAGCGGAAGTGGCCGCGGTGGTGCGCAGCGCCGCCGCCGGCGACCTGTCGCAGCGCATCGACCGCACCGGCAAGCAGGGCTTCTTCCTGATGCTGGCGCAGCAACTCAACGGCCTGCTCGACGCCAACGCGATCAGCATCGCCGAGGTCTCGCGCCTGCTCAGCGCGCTGGCCGACGGCGATCTCGGCGCGCGCATGCACGGCGAGTTCCACGGCATCTTCGCCACCATGCGCGACGACGCCAACGGCACCGCCGAGCGCCTGGCCGACATCGTCGGCCGCATCCAGCGCGCCGCCGGCGACATCCACAGCGCCGCCACCGAAATCGCCCAGGGCAACAGCGACCTGTCGCAGCGCACCGAACAGCAGGCCGCCAGCCTGGAGGAAACCGCCGCCTCGATGGAAGAGCTGACCGCCACGGTCAAGCAGAACGCCGAGCACGCGCGCCAGGCCAACCAGCTCGCCGCCGGCGCCGCCGCCGTCGCCTCGCAAGGCGGCGCGGTGGTCGGCCAGGTGGTGGACACCATGAGCGGCATCGAGACCGCGTCGAAGAAGATCGCCGACATCATCTCGGTCATCGACGGCATCGCCTTCCAGACCAACATCCTGGCGCTCAACGCCGCGGTGGAAGCCGCACGCGCCGGCGAACAGGGCCGCGGTTTCGCGGTCGTGGCCAGCGAGGTGCGGGTGCTGGCGCAACGCTCGGCCAACGCCGCCAAGGAGATCAAGGGTCTGATCGACGACTCGGTCGGCCGCGTCGCCACCGGCGCGGAACTGGTACAGCGCGCCGGCCAGACCATGCAGGAGATCGTGGCCTCGGTCGGCCGCGTCACCGACATCATGGGCGAGATTTCCGCGGCCTCGCAGGAGCAGTCCGCCGGCATCGAGCAGGTCAACCGCACCGTCACGCAGATGGACGAGAGCACCCAGCAGAACGCTGCACTTGTCGAAGAAGCCACGGCGGCGGCGCGGTCGATGGAGGACCAGGCGGCGCAGCTGAGCGATGCGGTGGCGGTGTTCCGATTGGAACAGCACGCCGCGCGTGCCACCCCTGCCCCGGCCTTCGTCGCCGCGGTGGTGGCCGGCCATTCGGCCACCGCTGCAACGTCGCATGCCACGCAGGCGCCCCAGCCGAACGCGCAGGCCATCGCCGACGCGATCGGCACCCAGTGGCAGCCGCTCACCGCTTGA